The following coding sequences lie in one Cloeon dipterum chromosome 1, ieCloDipt1.1, whole genome shotgun sequence genomic window:
- the Ppn gene encoding papilin isoform X5, whose amino-acid sequence MDLHRHLRSLALLIFVLATYFSASQARHHKIRHARHKKMVNNTEFVPVNYVVLDERPDLGPWSEWSAPSSCSRSCGGGVAFQSRECPPGSTCQGPAKRYFSCNTMHCPPGSKDFRSEQCSKFDTQDFEGNLYEWIPYTKGANNCELNCMPRGERFFNGFAKKVVDGTRCNDETLDVCVEGTCMPVGCDLFLGSSLREDKCRDCGGNNSGCITVSKIISFETDLSDAQPGYNDLLLIPAGATNIFVRELNHANNYLAIRNENNTYYLNGNFNINYPKDFHFAGTVFHYERQPNSFLLGSEVIRALGPTNESLYIALLYQEKGEGIEYEYSFSKEVQSGDPDSYYWVTHDFSECSAPCGGGSQNRTLGCAKKSDNSAVSLRLCDPVKRPATTQGCNEEPCDPEWFISPWGNCTQPCKGGNQFRQVYCQQIISNARPTVIEDDVCVKKLGEKPSATQPCNEEGICPQWHLDPWTPCDKLCGKGKQYRKVTCYKVIEGKIVVQEDSVCHEERPPSEQVCNNQPCDGVDWMVSEWSTCEDKCGLSKKTRTVVCASLKGEIYPEESCNLENKPSEMENCSVTVCTNQWYAAQWSSCSADCGKGVRTREVFCGQIVNEGISKVSDELCDAKLKYSEEEACEGTTKCEGLWFAGPWSQCKKCSDVQKREVICFVNGFAGDPSKCDPSALSPKTQDCTEPCGKDDDDLITPVDITEPSTPTEEDDPDCIDSEEEVGIYELPPLPKDNDYEEDDYKDGDEVTETTVIPTESEPTEGSGLTTLDSVTESTSGFTSSTGFETSSSFGLDASKSTQDSEYIDVSTERITPTYTEESSAASSSESGFGTAETISSSEDSASEYFASTVTPQEGTSSVATEETKSSSEDHEITVETTESTAISSEATTAMSETTSSSMVDPTTTQKIKPKNKCGNESDYDEPVVEGERVKDDCKDQTDKVAMSTSTNPPSSSKTEIFLSTESPTASPSESSTASPIGSSTDSSTPIGSSTASQTETEEGSGTGSTDYSSKSTFFTEETDLYTEGSGDLPTVPDFTKIMISDEPTFTSDGEFTTFMDAFSTKGEFISPKPKMCKKRKPKCSTTKYGCCIDGVTAAKGPFKEGCAHPKTCKDTKYSCCPDGISMAKGPYLFGCKLPDCQKTLYGCCKDNVTAATGNDFEGCEDELSCEKTKFGCCDDGFTKAITEDKRNCVPCNKTKFGCCADGKRPARDEKKRKGCRVNCHKTEFGCCPNNKTVAKGLDFHGCGVINEKNCSASYFKCCPDGVSPALGPKFKGCQSACQQSKFGCCQDVLTPAHGPNEEGCCINSQYGCCPDNILPAGGPSLQGCDCTQSKFGCCPNGVDYAKGTNKEGCGCRYAEHGCCPDGFSEAEGPDFKGCPCHSFQFGCCPDGKTVAKGPANAGCACKDTEFGCCPDNVTSAQGENYEGCGCAATEFGCCLDGVSEAKGEKFEECADAPKFSGEACALPKEKGDCRNFSIKWYFDAEYGGCTRFWYGGCDGNNNRFESLEECKNSCVMPEGKDACFLPKIHGPCEGYHPTWYYDSERKHCTQFIYGGCLGNNNRFQTREECQQLCAHQELKDKCAQPVSEGPCNGNFERWYFDSDDSTCKRFRYGGCKGNQNNFLTEAACQQQCVAPASFRASNRCALPKDKGPCKGSMLQWYFDAKAAECKVFSFGGCLGNANRFQSHTECATTCHTRDVCNEPVSADESCAVDQKLARWRFDVRENRCLPFYSKGCDVSSRNTFVSEPECEDRCPKEIEEDICRLAPKAGNCRDYVSRWYYNVEQKRCLQFYYGGCEGNANNFENEDDCTKRCTMEEEPSEPFRQEFCLQPPEEGQCKKYVNRWYYDRNEGFCKEFNYGGCEGNQNRYRSKQECEQKCGNVQDPCSLPRVSRACEHSVIQYYYSSHTDSCHATSRGECILNTNRFNSKENCEAKCRRGPAPPTQPPEPPKPKEDECRVLPEPGDCSEQHEKWFFDVRRNDCLRFIYSGCGGNTNRFQTREECLGTCAQDRAGPEPQTTPTSGPIGCRDRSYECGYFRQHCTHGVEEYIDSETCTRCRCHEPCQSTVCPEKTKCVVETIVAHDQSRHFRPVCRQLEKPGVCPPVEEADNCTHTCREDADCGGGDKCCYNGCAYQCLNPNAVDVTPPPVRPTQAPVPTLRTPPEYPKYEAPQISLPEPNVSVPEGGECTLKCSTRGNPTPTLTWRKDRIIDGSYGRHRLLSDGSLQLIGVTRDDSGLYACSAENGVGKPVTREIRVEVTDGRTNQAVIVNKEPVVRVNINTPAVLYCYAMGWPRPTITWWRSSSILPMASKKYEQRRDFALVIASVTYEDLGAYTCQAYNGLGRANSWTITLQGYKPPGSVFSGSETYYQFLVEPEVVRPPPVRPRIPLPSPEPTQIITVPVRVNISSPQTTYSTGSSLSIICEVDGYPIPRVYWFKDNTRLEPSDRVIFSEGNRLTIEQVQSIDGGTYKCEAANDAGRDSATISIQIRDDSLQIHPNCTDSPFYAQCKLIVKGKYCTHRYYARFCCRSCTEAGQLPLDGAHLYGGSSRK is encoded by the exons GTCACTGGCGCTTTTGATCTTCGTGCTGGCCACATATTTCAGTGCGTCGCAGGCTAGACAC CACAAAATAAGGCACGCTCGACACAAGAAAATGGTCAACAACACCGAATTCGTTCCTGTAAATTATGTGGTGCTGGACGAGCGACCCGACTTGGGGCCGTGGAGCGAGTGGTCAGCACCCAGCTCGTGTTCTCGCTCGTGTGGAGGCGGAGTCGCCTTCCAGAGCAGAGAGTGCCC gCCAGGATCTACGTGTCAAGGGCCGGCCAAACGCTACTTCTCCTGCAACACAATG CATTGTCCGCCGGGCTCGAAGGACTTCAGGTCGGAGCAGTGCTCTAAGTTCGACACCCAGGACtttgaaggaaatttatatGA GTGGATTCCATACACCAAAGGGGCGAATAATTGCGAGCTCAACTGCATGCCCAGGGGAGAGCGCTTTTTTAACGGATTTGCGAAAAAAGTCGTCGACGGCACGAGGTGCAATGATGAGACGCTCGACGTGTGTGTTGAAGGCACATGCATG CCCGTCGGCTGCGACTTGTTTCTTGGATCTTCTTTGCGTGAGGACAAGTGCAGAGACTGCGGCGGCAACAACTCGGGCTGCATCACCGTCAGCAAGATCATTTCCTTTGAAACCGACTTGAGTGATGCTCAACCTG GCTACAACGACCTTCTTCTAATACCCGCTGGGGCAACAAATATCTTTGTTAGGGAGCTAAATCACGCCAACAATTATCTTG CAATTAGGAATGAAAACAATACTTACTACCTGAATGGAAACTTCAATATTAACTACCCCAAGGATTTCCATTTTGCTGGAACTGTTTTCCATTATGAGCGCCAACCGAACAGCTTCTTGCTTGGTTCTGAAGTTATTCGAGCATTAGGACCAACAAACGAGTCACTTTATATCGCA CTACTGTACCAAGAAAAGGGAGAGGGCATTGAATACGAGTATAGTTTCTCCAAGGAAGTGCAGTCAGGCGATCCGGACAGCTACTATTGGGTTACGCACGATTTCTCGGAGTGTAGCGCCCCGTGCGGAGGAG GTAGTCAAAACCGCACGCTGGGTTGTGCTAAGAAGAGCGACAACTCGGCCGTGAGCCTGCGACTATGCGACCCAGTCAAACGGCCCGCTACAACACAAGGGTGCAACGAGGAGCCCTGCGATCCCGAGTGGTTCATCAGCCCCTGGGGCAACTGCACGCAGCCATGCAAGGGTGGAAATCAATTCAGGCAGGTTTACTGCCAGCAGATAATTAGCAACGCCAGGCCGACGGTGATCGAGGATGACGTGTGCGTCAAAAAGCTTGGCGAGAAACCCAGCGCTACCCAACCGTGCAACGAAGAGGGAATTTGCCCCCAGTGGCACCTTGATCCTTGGACGCCg TGCGACAAACTCTGCGGAAAAGGCAAGCAGTACAGAAAAGTGACGTGCTACAAAGTTATCGAGGGAAAGATTGTGGTCCAAGAAGACTCTGTGTGCCACGAGGAGCGCCCACCATCCGAGCAGGTTTGTAACAACCAACCCTGTGACGGAGTGGACTGGATGGTGTCCGAGTGGTCCACG TGCGAGGATAAGTGTGGACTGTCCAAAAAAACAAGAACGGTGGTTTGCGCCTCCCTAAAGGGTGAAATTTATCCTGAGGAAAGCTGCAACCTGGAAAACAAGCCGTCCGAGATGGAAAATTGCAGCGTGACCGTGTGCACCAATCAGTGGTATGCGGCACAATGGAGTTCC TGCTCTGCTGACTGCGGCAAAGGAGTGCGTACCAGGGAAGTCTTCTGCGGCCAAATAGTAAATGAAGGTATTTCCAAAGTGTCTGATGAACTGTGCGAcgccaaattgaaatattccgAGGAGGAAGCGTGCGAGGGGACAACAAAGTGCGAAGGACTCTGGTTCGCAGGACCATGGAGCCAG tgcaaaaaatgcagtgaTGTACAGAAAAGAGAGGTCATTTGCTTTGTCAACGGGTTCGCGGGTGACCCAAGCAAATGTGACCCCAGCGCATTGTCTCCCAAAACTCAGGACTGCACTGAGCCTTGTGGAAAAG ATGATGACGACTTAATCACACCTGTCGACATTACTGAGCCATCTACTCCAACCGAGGAGGACGATCCTGACTGCATAGACTCTGAGGAAGAAGTTGGCATCTATGAATTGCCACCTCTGCCTAAAGATAATGATTATGAAGAAGATGACTACAAGGATGGCGACGAAGTAACGGAAACAACAGTAATTCCAACGGAATCCGAGCCTACAGAAGGCTCCGGCCTCACCACACTC gattCTGTGACCGAGTCAACATCCGGGTTTACATCCAGCACAGGCTTTGAAACGTCGTCGTCATTTGGTCTAGACGCTAGCAAATCGACCCAAG ATTCGGAGTACATAGATGTTTCAACTGAGAGGATCACACCAACCTACACAGAAGAGTCAAGTGCTGCTTCTTCAAGCGAATCTGGCTTTGGAACTGCTGAAACAATATCCAGCAGCGAAGATTCTGCGTCAGAGTATTTTGCTTCAACAGTGACGCCTCAAGAGGGTACCAGCTCAGTTGCTACAGAGGAAACCAAATCCAGCTCGGAAGACCATGAAATCACCGTGGAGACGACTGAATCTACAGCTATCAGCAGTGAAGCTACCACAGCAATGAGTGAAACAACATCATCCTCAATGGTAGACCCAACAACAACCCAGAAGATAAAGCCCAAAAATAAGTGTGGAAATGAATCCGATTATGATGAACCGGTTGTTGAAGGAGAACGTGTGAAGGATGACTGCAAGGATCAAACTGATAAAGTTGCCATGTCAACTAGTACCAATCCACCTTCAAGTTcaaaaacagaaatatttttatccacTGAGTCTCCTACTGCGTCTCCCTCTGAATCTTCTACTGCGTCTCCCATTGGGTCTTCCACTGATTCTTCTACTCCCATTGGGTCATCTACTGCGTCCCAAACCGAAACTGAAGAGGGATCTGGTACCGGTTCAACTGATTACTCATCGAAATCCACTTTCTTCACTGAAGAGACTGATCTGTACACCGAAGGGTCTGGAGATTTGCCCACTGTGCCTGATTTTACCAAGATAATGATATCAGACGAACCCACCTTTACATCAGACGGTGAATTCACCACTTTCATGG ATGCATTTTCGACCAAGGGCGAATTCATCTCGCCGAAACCTAAAATGTGCAAGAAGCGCAAGCCAAAGTGCTCTACCACTAAGTACGGCTGCTGCATTGACGGCGTAACAGCTGCCAAAGGACCTTTCAAAGaag GTTGCGCGCATCCGAAAACCTGCAAAGATACAAAGTACAGCTGCTGCCCTGACGGGATTTCCATGGCAAAGGGACCATATTTGTTTGGCTGCAAGTTGCCTGACTGCCAGAAGACCCTATATGGCTGCTGCAAGGACAATGTTACCGCGGCCACGGGCAATGACTTTGAAGGCTGCGAAGACGAACTGTCTTGCGAAAAAACCAA atttggCTGTTGTGATGATGGCTTCACTAAAGCCATCACTGAAGACAAAAGAAATTGCGTGCCTTGCAATAAAACCAAATTCGGATGCTGTGCTGACGGAAAGAGGCCAGCTAGGGATGAAAAGAAGAGAAAGGGATGCAGAG TCAATTGCCACAAGACTGAGTTCGGTTGCTGTCCGAACAACAAAACTGTCGCTAAAGGACTCGATTTTCATGGCTGTGGAGTCATCAACGAGAAGAACTGCTCCGCGTCGTATTTCAAATGCTGTCCAGACGGTGTTAGCCCGG CACTCGGCCCCAAGTTCAAAGGTTGCCAGTCAGCTTGCCAGCAGTCCAAGTTCGGATGCTGTCAAGACGTGCTCACCCCTGCACACGGACCGAACGAGGAGGGTTGCTGTATTAACTCCCAATATGGTTGTTGTCCCGACAACATTCTTCCGGCGGGAGGCCCGAGTCTGCAGG GCTGTGATTGCACACAGTCCAAATTCGGCTGCTGTCCAAACGGCGTTGATTATGCTAAGGGAACCAACAAAGAGGGCTGTGGCTGCAGATACGCTGAACACGGCTGCTGCCCTGATGGATTCTCTGAAGCAGAAGGCCCAGACTTCAAAGGCTGCCCATGCCATAGCTTCCAGTTCGGTTGCTGTCCAGACGGAAAAACCGTGGCTAAGGGACCGGCTAACGCGGGCTGCGCGTGCAAAGACACCGAATTCGGCTGCTGTCCAGATAACGTCACGTCAGCTCAGGGCGAGAACTATGAGGGATGTGGTTGCGCGGCTACCGAATTTGGATGCTGCCTTGATGGGGTCAGTGAAGCCAAAGGCGAGAAGTTTGAAGAGTGTGCCGACGCACCGAAATTCTCTGGAG AGGCGTGTGCTTTGCCAAAGGAAAAGGGCGATTGCCGAAACTTCTCTATCAAATGGTACTTCGACGCTGAATACGGCGGATGCACCAGATTTTGGTACGGCGGTTGCGATGGAAACAACAATAGATTCGAATCTCTGGAGGAGTGTAAAAACTCTTGCGTCATGCCCGAAGGCAAAG ACGCATGCTTCCTCCCAAAAATCCACGGACCGTGCGAGGGCTACCACCCGACCTGGTACTACGACAGCGAGAGGAAGCACTGCACCCAGTTCATTTACGGCGGCTGTCTGGGCAACAACAACCGCTTCCAAACCAGAGAGGAGTGCCAGCAACTGTGCGCCCACCAGGAACTCAAAG ACAAGTGTGCTCAGCCAGTGTCTGAGGGTCCTTGCAACGGAAATTTCGAACGTTGGTACTTTGACAGCGACGACTCAACTTGCAAGAGATTCAGATACGGCGGGTGCAAAGGCAACCAGAACAACTTCCTCACCGAGGCTGCCTGCCAACAACAGTGCGTCGCTCCTGCTTCATTCAGAG cTTCGAATAGGTGCGCGCTTCCGAAAGACAAGGGTCCTTGCAAAGGGTCGATGCTGCAGTGGTACTTCGACGCAAAAGCCGCAGAGTGCAAGGTTTTCAGCTTTGGTGGCTGCCTGGGCAATGCCAACAGGTTCCAGTCGCACACCGAGTGCGCCACCACCTGCCACACTCGAG ATGTATGCAATGAGCCCGTGTCTGCCGACGAAAGTTGTGCCGTTGATCAAAAGCTAGCACGCTGGAGGTTTGACGTGCGAGAAAACCGCTGCTTGCCCTTCTACTCCAAGGGCTGTGACGTGAGCAGCAGAAACACTTTCGTAAGCGAACCTGAGTGCGAAGACAGGTGCCCCAAAGAGATTG AAGAGGACATTTGCCGTCTGGCGCCAAAGGCCGGTAACTGCAGAGATTACGTTAGTCGGTGGTACTACAACGTTGAACAGAAACGCTGTCTCCAGTTCTACTACGGGGGTTGTGAGGGCAACGCGAATAATTTCGAAAACGAGGATGATTGTACCAAGAGGTGCACGATGGAAGAGGAGCCCTCAGAGCCGTTCAGACAGG AATTCTGTTTGCAGCCACCTGAGGAAGGCCAATGCAAAAAATACGTCAATCGGTGGTATTACGACCGAAACGAAGGTTTCTGCAAAGAGTTCAACTACGGCGGCTGTGAAGGGAACCAGAACAGGTACAGAAGCAAGCAGGAGTGCGAGCAGAAGTGTGGAAATGTGCAAG ATCCGTGCAGCCTGCCCAGAGTATCGAGGGCGTGCGAACACAGCGTTATTCAGTACTACTACTCTTCGCACACTGACTCTTGCCACGCCACTAGTCGCGGCGAGTGCATATTGAACACAAACAGGTTCAACTCGAAGGAGAACTGTGAGGCAAAATGCCGAAGAGGGCCTGCACCACCGACCCAACCAC ctgAACCACCCAAGCCAAAAGAAGACGAGTGCAGAGTGCTGCCGGAACCTGGTGACTGCAGTGAGCAACATGAAAAATGGTTCTTTGATGTTCGACGCAACGATTGCTTGCGGTTCATCTACTCAGGTTGCGGAGGCAACACCAACCGCTTCCAAACGAGGGAGGAATGTCTGGGAACATGTGCGCAAGACCGAG CTGGGCCAGAACCACAAACTACACCAACTAGTGGGCCTATTGGCTGCAGGGATCGTAGCTATGAATGTGGCTATTTCCGTCAGCACTGTACACATGGAGTTGAGGAGTATATCGACAGTGAAACGTGCACTCGATGCCGTTGCCACGAACCCTGCCAGTCTACCGTTTGCCCCGAGAAAACTAAGTGCGTGGTTGAGACCATCGTTGCTCACGACCAGTCTCGCCACTTTAGGCCCGTCTGCAGGCAAC tCGAGAAGCCAGGAGTGTGTCCTCCAGTAGAGGAGGCTGACAATTGCACACATACCTGCAGAGAGGACGCAGACTGCGGTGGCGGAGACAAGTGCTGTTACAACGGTTGCGCCTACCAATGCCTCAACCCGAACGCTGTTGACGTAACACCACCGCCCGTGAGGCCGACACAAGCGCCTGTACCTACGCTGCGAACTCCGCCAG AGTACCCTAAATATGAGGCACCGCAGATTAGTCTTCCCGAGCCAAACGTCAGCGTGCCTGAAGGTGGTGAGTGCACTTTGAAGTGCTCGACGAGAGGAAATCCAACTCCAACGCTGACGTGGAGGAAAGACAGAATT ATCGACGGCTCTTACGGCAGACACCGTCTCCTGTCCGACGGTTCGTTACAGCTGATCGGCGTGACGCGGGACGACTCGGGCCTGTACGCGTGCAGCGCAGAGAACGGCGTTGGCAAGCCAGTCACCCGGGAAATCCGCGTTGAGGTCACAG ATGGCAGAACTAACCAGGCCGTGATTGTCAACAAGGAGCCCGTGGTGCGGGTCAACATCAACACGCCGGCCGTGCTCTACTGCTACGCCATGGGCTGGCCGCGACCTACGATTACGTGGTGGCGCAGCAGCTCCATACTGCCAATGGCAAGCAAGAAGTACGAGCAGCGCCGCGACTTCGCGCTCGTCATCGCCTCCGTCACCTACGAAGACCTCGGCGCCTACACGTGCCAGGCGTACAACGGCCTCGGCAGGGCCAACTCGTGGACCATCACACTACAGGGGTACAAGCCACCCGGCTCCGTCTTCTCAGGCTCTGAGACGTACTACCAGTTCCTGGTCGAACCTGAAGTTGTCCGGCCGCCCCCCGTGCGGCCCCGTATCCCATTGCCTTCACCCGAACCCACTCAAATAATCACAG TGCCAGTCAGAGTTAACATTTCGTCGCCTCAAACAACCTATTCCACCGGTTCAAGTTTGTCTATCATATGCGAAGTGGACGGATATCCGATTCCCAGAGTCTATTGGTTTAAAGACAACACGCGACTTGAGCCCTCTGATAGAGTGATATTTTCAG AAGGAAATCGTTTGACAATCGAGCAAGTCCAAAGCATAGACGGCGGCACTTACAAGTGCGAGGCCGCCAACGACGCGGGGAGAGACAGTGCGACCATCTCCATTCAAATACGTGACGACT CGCTACAAATTCACCCGAACTGCACGGACAGTCCATTTTACGCACAGTGCAAGCTTATCGTCAAGGGCAAATACTGCACGCACAGGTACTACGCCCGCTTCTGCTGCCGCTCGTGTACCGAAGCTGGTCAACTGCCACTCGACGGTGCTCACCTGTACGGCGGCTCCTCCCGAAAATAA